CATGGCCCGCCACATCCGCGGTGCCGGTGCCTTCTACACCTACATCGCCCACGGTTTCGGCCGTCACGTCGGACTCGGCGCGGCGTTCCTCGCACTGCTGTCCTACACCGCGGTGCAGGGCGGGGTGTACGGCTACATCGGTGCCGCGCTCGACGGGATCGTGACGTCACACGGCGGCCCGGCGGTGCCGTGGTACCTCTATGCGCTGGCGATGCTCGCGGTGGTCGGCACCCTGGGTTACCGCCACATCGAGTTGTCCGGCAAGGTGCTGGGCGTCCTGCTGGTGTGCGAGGTCGGCATCGTGCTGGTGATCAACCTCGCGGTCGTCGGCCGCGGCGGCGCCGAGGGCCTGTCCACGGCGGTGCTGCATCCGGCGAACTTCTTCACCGGCGCCCCCGGCATCGCGTTGATCTTCGCCCTGGCCGGCTACATCGGGTTCGAGGCCACCGCGGTGTTCCGCGACGAGGCCCGCGACCCGGCCCGCACCATCCCGCGCGCCACCTACGTGGCCCTGCTGCTCATCGGCGGGTTCTACACGTTCTCCAGCTGGGCCATGGTCAGCGCATGGGGCGACGAGGGCGCGGTACTCAAATCGGCCGAGGACCCCGAGGGCATCCTGCCGGAGACCGCGGTGCGCTACGTCGGCGCGGTCACCGGCGATCTGGTCCAGATCTTCCTCATCACAAGCCTTTTCGCGGCGCTGCTGAGCTTCCACAACGTGCTGGCCCGCTACATCTTCTCGCTCGGCAACACCCGCGCGCTGCCGCGCCGGTGCGGCCGGTCCCACGCCAGGCACTCCTCACCGCACATCGCATCGGTGGTGCAGACCGTATCGGCGCTCGTGCTGATCCTCGCGGCGGTCGTCACGCACCTCGACCCCGTCACGCAGGTGTTCGCATGGTTCGTCGGCACCGCGTCGGTCGGCATCGTCGTGCTGATGACCATCACCTCGGCCGCGGTCGTCGTCTACTTCCGCCGCCACCGCGTCGACCCCCGCCCGTGGCACACGCTCGTCGCGCCCACGCTCGGCTTCCTCGGCCTCGCGGCGCTGTCGGTCCTCACCGCAGCCAACCTCCCGCTTCTGGTCGGCGGATCCGCCACGCTGGCCGGCGTCATCGGCGTCCTGCTGGTGGGAACCTTCCTCGGCGGCATCGCGCTCGCGGTTCTACGACCGCACGCGGCGCACCACGATATCGACGAAAACCCGGAAATCACAAAGGAGAAGATCACGCGATGACCGCAACCATCGAGCCCGTCCAGCAGCAGAACGTGGCGCCGGACCATCCGCTCACCCCGCTCACCGCTGACGAGATCCGCACCGCGCGCCGCGTCGTCGCCGACAGCGGACTGCTCGGCGACGACGTGCGCTTCGTCTACCTGGCACTCGAAGAACCGCACAAGCAGACCGTGCTGGCGTTCACGCCGGGCGACCCCATCGAACGCCGGGCCAGGGTGCTGCTGCTCGACCGTGCCACCGGCAAGGGCAGCGATCTGGTGGTGTCGATCACCGAGGGAACCATCGTCAGCCAGGTGCACATCGACAGCGAGATCGACGGCCACGTGCCGATTCTCGACCAGGAGTTCGAGGACATCGAGTCGTTTCTGCTCGACTGTCCCGAGTGGATCGCCGCGATGCGCAAGCGCGAGCTGGACCCCGCCAAGGTGCGCGCGGTGCCGCTGTCGGCGGGCGTGTTCGGGCATGAGGACGAGGTCGGCAAGCGCATCGTGCGGGTGCTCGCGTTCTACCAGTACGATCAGGCCGACCTGCCGTGGTCGCATCCCATCGACGGCGTCGTGGCGTACGTCGACCTCACCCGACGTGCGGTGGTCAAGGTGATCGACGAGGTCGAGTTGCCGCTGCCCGCCGAGCGCGGACAGTGGGACGCCGAACCACACGCCATGCCGGTGCGCACCGACCTCAAGCCCATCGAGATCACGCAGCCGGAAGGCCCGAGCTTCACCGTGAACGGCAACGAGATCACCTGGGCGGACTGGAAGTTCCGCTTCGGGTTCGACGTGCGGGAAGGTCTGACGCTGCACCAGATCTCGATCGACGGCAGGCCGGTGGTGTACCGCGCCTCGGTGGCCGAGATGGTGGTGCCCTACGCCGACCCTTCGCCGGTGCGGTACTGGCAGAACTACTTCGACCAGGGCGAGTACCTGTTCGGCCGCTACACCAACTCCCTTGAGCTGGGCTGTGACTGCCTCGGTGAGATCCAGTACTTCGACGCCACGATCGCCGACGAGGACGGCAATCCGCGTGTGATGAAGAACGCGATCTGTTTGCACGAGGAGGATTTCGGCGTGCTGTGGAAGCACACCGACATGTTCAACAACATGGCCGAGGTCCGTCGTTCACGCCGCCTGGTGATCTCGTTCTTCCTCACCATCGGCAACTACGACTACGGCTTCTACTGGTATCTGTACCTCGACGGCACGATCGAGTTGGAGGCCAAGGCCACCGGCATCGTGTTCACCTCGGCCTACCGCGGACCCGACGGTTACGCCACCGAGATGGCGCCCGGGCTCGGCGCGCCGTTCCACCAGCACATGTTCTCGGCGCGGCTGGACATGTCGGTCGACGGCAACACCAACACGGTGGAGGAGGCCGACGCCGTACCGGTGCCTGTCGGACCCGACAATCCGTGGGGCAATGCGTTCCGGCAGCAGAAGACCAAGCTGACCCGCGAGTCGGAGGCCATGCGCGTGGCCGACAACCTCAAGGCCCGTGTCTGGCACATCACGAACCCCACCAAGCAGAACCGGCTGGGGCAGAACGTCGGCTACGCACTGCATCCGGAAGGACAACCCGTGCTGTTGGCCGATCCGTCGAGCTCGATCGCCAAGCGTGCGGCGTTCGCCACCAAGCACCTGTGGGTGACGAAATATGATCCGGCGGAACGGTATCCGGCGGGGCAGTTCGTCAACCAGCACCCCGGCAACGGCGGCCTGCCGTCGTTCGTCGCGCACGACCGCAACATCGAGGGCGAGGACATCGTGGTCTGGCACACCTTCGGTCTGACCCACTTCCCGCGCCCGGAGGACTGGCCGGTGATGCCGGTGGACTACGCGGGGTTCAAACTCAAGCCGCTCGGCTTCTTCGACCGCAACCCGGCGTTGAACGTTCCGCGCGCGCCGAAGTCGCATTGCTGCGAGGATTGAGAGATGTCCGCTGTGCACACGCCCGCCGTCCTCGGACGGCGGGCGTGTGCCCTGCTCGCGGCCGCCTCGGCGACCCTGCACGTCTTCATGCTCACCCACGCGGGAAGCGTGGTGGCGGCCGGTCTGCTCGCGGTGATGATCCTCGCGTGCCTGTGGTGTGCGCGGGATCTGTGGCGGCGCGGGACGCCGGGGGTGTGGTGCACGGTGGCGCTGATGAATCTCGCGATGGTCGCGCTGCACACACCCATGCCGGCCCATCATCACCACGGAACCGCGGTGTCGGGCCACTCCGGCCTGATGATGTTCACGGTGCTGCTCGCGCTCACCGAGGCGGCCATCGCCGGAACGGTCCTGTACTACCGCACCCGCAACCGGTCCGTCAGCACCTGAGGTTCATGCCTCGAGTTCACCGAGGATCTTGCCTTCGATGCTGGCGCGCGTCGTGGCGGGCAGCACGATGAGCCCGTCGAGTTCCTTCTGTGCCCGCGTGTAGGCGGTTCGGCGCTCCTGCGGTGTAGCGCCCTCGTCCGACGCGAGCCGCAGCAACTGTTGGGCGCGGGCCAGGCGTTCCTGTGCCTCGGCGGAGAAGTCGCTGCGGCGCCGGCGGATCGCCTCGGTCTCGGCGATGTCGAACGCGGTCACGTATTCATGTACGGCGTCGCGGTATTCGAGTTGCGCGGCCCGGTCGCCGAGGATGTCCGCCACGTTGTCGGGCCGCAGCAGATCGGCGCGGCTGCGTGCCTTGTGGAACGCGATGGTCAGCGGATCGCGCATGTCCGTCATCAGCGGGAAGTCCAGCAGCTTCGCGATGTCGATCTCGTAGTCGAGCCAGCGCGCGTTGGTGCGGTCGTGGCGTTCCAGCACCTTTGTGAGCTCACGCGCGTATCCGGCGTCGGCCGCCCTGGCGGCCTCGGCGGCCCGCGCCATCTCGACCTTGGTCTGCTGCTTGATGCGGTAACGCTCCAGGCGACGTTCGGCGCGGCGTTCGTTGGCGGCGGCCACAGCCCTGATGCCGCCGCCGATCATTCCTCCGAGCGGAAAGATCAACCACCAGAAGTTCCCTGCGAAGTGCCACAAGGGTTCCACAAAACCCAGCATGCCAGTCGGGGGTGTATTGCCACGGTGTGTGATGAGATTGGCCCATGCCTGAGCTGAGCGCCGAGCCCGATCCGGATGCCGACCAGCAAAAGCCACCAGCGGTCACCGCGCGCGGCATCACGATGCGCGGGCCGTGGGGCCCGGTGTACGGGCCCATCGATCTGGACATCGCCGAAGGTGGCGTGACCGCGCTGGTGGCGCCGTCGGGCGCGGGCCGTACCGCGTTGTTGCTGACGCTGGCCGGGCGCATGCGACCCGAGTCCGGCGAGGTGACGGTGTTCGGCCGAAGCCGTGCCGAGCACATCTTCGACCTCTCGGCGGTTGCCGCGGTCGAGGACGTCGACGCGGTCCCCGAGTCGGTGACCGTGCGTGACATCGTCACCGAGCAGCGCCGCTGGGACGCGCCGTGGTACCGGCTGGTGCCGCGTGCAGGCGCAGACGACCTCGCCGCGATGTGTGCCCCGGTGTTCGGGGACCTGCCGGTGCCGCCGCTGGGCGAATACTTCGACGACCTCACCGAACTCGATCAGGTCCTGCTGCGCATCGCACTGGCCAACACGTCGACACCTCCGCTGCTCATCGTCGGCGATCTCGACCACATCACCGACGACCGCAACCGCGAGCTGCTGCTGTCCCGCCTGCTCGTGCTCGGGCAGCGGCAAACCGTCGTCACCGCCACGGTCAACCCGGTGGCCAACGCCGCCGTGACCCATGTGGCGGTACCGAACACCACCGCGGCCGAGCTGGCCGCAGCCGCACAGAAGGGTGGCAAGTAACCGTGCTCGCCGGAATGTCTCTCGGCACCGATTTCAAGCGGTTCTCCCGCGGGGCGATGCCGCGCATCGCGCTGGTCACCGTGATCCTCATGCCGCTGCTGTACGGCGCGATGTACCTGTGGGCGTTCTGGAACCCGTTCGACGAGGTGAACAAGGTTCCGGTGGCGTTGGTCAACGAGGACCAGGGCGCCGTCGTGCAGGGGCAGCGGCTCAACGCGGGCCAGGAGGTGTCCGACGCCCTCGTCGATTCCGGTGAGCTCCAGTTGCACCGCGTCTCGGCCGACGAGGCGGCCGACGGCGTCGGCAGCGGCAAGTACTACTTCTCGATCACGCTGCCGCCGGACTTCAGCACCGCCATCGCGTCGCCGTCGGGTGATTCGCCGCAGCAGGCCACGTTGCGCTTCACGTTCAACGACGCCAACAACTACCTGGGCTCGATCATCGGGCAGAACGCCGCACGTGAGGTGATCAACCAGATCAACGCGCGCATCGGCGAACGCACCGTGGGCACGGTGCTCACCGGGCTCACCGATGCCGGCGCCGGCCTGGTGAAAGCCGCCGACGGGGCCGAGCAACTCGCCGATGGCAACGCGGCGGCCAACGACGGCGCGCACCGCCTGGCCTCCGGCGCCGACGCGCTCACGGCGGGTCTGGTGACCGCGCGCGACGGCTCGGCGCAGTTGGCGGCGGGCACCCGTCAGTTGTCGACGGCGGTCACGACCGCGACGGATCCGCTGCTGCACGTGCTCGACCGGGTCGGGGAGCTCAACCTCGATCCCGACGAGGTGGGACGGGCGGCGCAACGGTTGTCGGGTGCGGTGCGCTCGACGACAGACCGCATCGCGGCGCTCAACATCGATCAGGCGCAGGCCGCCGCGATCGTCGACCAGGCTGTCAACTTCCTGCGCAACAGCCCCGACCCGACCGCCCGCGACACCGGCGAGTTCCTGGCCGGAGCCCACCGCATCCTCACGTCGCTGGGGATCGACCCGACCACCGACGAGGGTCTGATCCGGTTGCGCGACAGCGCAGGCGAACTCGAGAACGAGCTCGGCGATCCCAACAGCAAGATGCGGACGTTCATCACCAAGGCGCTCAACGGCGGCCTGCGCGCCGACGTCGTCAAACTGCGCGACGGTGCACAACAGCTCAACAGCGGCGCCCAGGCCCTCAACAGCGGGCTCGTGCAGCTGACCAACGGTGGCCGTCAACTGTCCAGCGGAGCAAATGAACTCGCGGCAGGCACCGACAAACTGGAGGTCGGAAGCCGCCAACTGGCCACGGCACTGCGCGACGGTTCGACCCAGGTGCCGTCGTGGACCCCGCAGCAGCGCACCGAGGTTGCCCGGACCCTGGCCGCACCCGTCGCACTCGACATCGAAACCCACAACCCGGCAGTCACGTTCGGTACGGGCTTCGCACCGTTCTTCCTGCCGCTGGCACTGTTCATCGGTGCGCTGATCATCTGGATGCTGTTGAAGCCCTTGCAGTCCCGGCCCGTCGTGAACGGTCTGGGTGCGCTGCGCGTCGTGCTGGCGTCCTACTGGCCGGGCCTGCTGGTCGCGGTGTGCCAGGTGGTGGTGATGTACGTCGTCGTGCACTTCGGTGTCGGACTGCAGGCCAAGTACCCGCTGGCGACGGTCGCGTTCCTGGTGCTCGTCGCGGCCACCTTCCTTGCGCTCATCCAGGCGTTCAACGCACTGTTCGGCGTGTCGGTGGGCCGTGTCGTCACGCTCGCGTTCCTGATGCTGCAACTGGTGTCCGCGGGTGGCATCTATCCGGTCGAGACCACCGCCAAACCGTTCCAGATCCTGCATCCCGTCGACCCGATGACCTACGCCGTCAACGGTCTTCGGCAGGTGATCGTGGGCGGTGTCGACTCGCGGTTGTGGATCGCGATCGCGGTGCTCACCGGCCTGCTCGCGGTGTCGTTGGCCGGCAGTGCCTGGGCGGCGCGGCGAAACCGGCAGTACACGATGGACCGCCTGCGGCCTCCGATCGAAGTCTGATGCGCCGCACGTAACGCCACGGCGGAAAAACACGCGATTTTCCGCCGTGGCGTTACGAACGCGAAGCCCACGCCTTTGCCACCCGCTTGAGCACGGTCGCTTCGCCGTCACGTGCGGTCACGCGGATCACGATCCACCCGGCTTCGACCATCTCGTCCATGCGTTGGATGTCCTTGCGCAGCGTGACCGGATCTGTGTGGTGCAGTCCTTCGTACTCCAGCGCGATCTTCAGCTCGGGCCAGGCCATGTCGACCTCCCCGATCAATGCGCCGTACTCGTTGAGCACCGCGTACTGCGTCTGCGGTGGCGGGTATCCGGCCCGCACGACCACGAGCCGCAGCCACGTCTCACGCGGGGATTCCGCGCCGGGGTCGACGAGGGCGATGGTGTTGCGCGCCTGCCGAATTCCCTTGCGCGCCACGCGGTTTTCGACGGCCAGTTCGATGTCGGCGACCTTGAGTCGGGCGGCCCGGGCCAGGGCATCGATCGCAGGGACCGCGATGTCCTCGGGAAACTTGCACGCCAGGTCAACCGCGGTGCGAGCAGGCGTGGTGACGCGCATGTCACCGATCAGGCAGATCTCGTCGTCTTCGATCGCATCGCTCCAGACGACGATGCCCCGCGCCGGTCGACGGTTGGTGTCGAGGATGTAGG
This genomic window from Mycolicibacterium goodii contains:
- a CDS encoding APC family permease; amino-acid sequence: MTTDAVLQPGVTAGDQGHRLAGRLGPTAIVFMVVAAAAPLTVVAGTFPIGIAAGNGAAYPASYIVCTAVLLLFAVGFTAMARHIRGAGAFYTYIAHGFGRHVGLGAAFLALLSYTAVQGGVYGYIGAALDGIVTSHGGPAVPWYLYALAMLAVVGTLGYRHIELSGKVLGVLLVCEVGIVLVINLAVVGRGGAEGLSTAVLHPANFFTGAPGIALIFALAGYIGFEATAVFRDEARDPARTIPRATYVALLLIGGFYTFSSWAMVSAWGDEGAVLKSAEDPEGILPETAVRYVGAVTGDLVQIFLITSLFAALLSFHNVLARYIFSLGNTRALPRRCGRSHARHSSPHIASVVQTVSALVLILAAVVTHLDPVTQVFAWFVGTASVGIVVLMTITSAAVVVYFRRHRVDPRPWHTLVAPTLGFLGLAALSVLTAANLPLLVGGSATLAGVIGVLLVGTFLGGIALAVLRPHAAHHDIDENPEITKEKITR
- a CDS encoding primary-amine oxidase; translated protein: MTATIEPVQQQNVAPDHPLTPLTADEIRTARRVVADSGLLGDDVRFVYLALEEPHKQTVLAFTPGDPIERRARVLLLDRATGKGSDLVVSITEGTIVSQVHIDSEIDGHVPILDQEFEDIESFLLDCPEWIAAMRKRELDPAKVRAVPLSAGVFGHEDEVGKRIVRVLAFYQYDQADLPWSHPIDGVVAYVDLTRRAVVKVIDEVELPLPAERGQWDAEPHAMPVRTDLKPIEITQPEGPSFTVNGNEITWADWKFRFGFDVREGLTLHQISIDGRPVVYRASVAEMVVPYADPSPVRYWQNYFDQGEYLFGRYTNSLELGCDCLGEIQYFDATIADEDGNPRVMKNAICLHEEDFGVLWKHTDMFNNMAEVRRSRRLVISFFLTIGNYDYGFYWYLYLDGTIELEAKATGIVFTSAYRGPDGYATEMAPGLGAPFHQHMFSARLDMSVDGNTNTVEEADAVPVPVGPDNPWGNAFRQQKTKLTRESEAMRVADNLKARVWHITNPTKQNRLGQNVGYALHPEGQPVLLADPSSSIAKRAAFATKHLWVTKYDPAERYPAGQFVNQHPGNGGLPSFVAHDRNIEGEDIVVWHTFGLTHFPRPEDWPVMPVDYAGFKLKPLGFFDRNPALNVPRAPKSHCCED
- a CDS encoding ATP-binding cassette domain-containing protein, which produces MPELSAEPDPDADQQKPPAVTARGITMRGPWGPVYGPIDLDIAEGGVTALVAPSGAGRTALLLTLAGRMRPESGEVTVFGRSRAEHIFDLSAVAAVEDVDAVPESVTVRDIVTEQRRWDAPWYRLVPRAGADDLAAMCAPVFGDLPVPPLGEYFDDLTELDQVLLRIALANTSTPPLLIVGDLDHITDDRNRELLLSRLLVLGQRQTVVTATVNPVANAAVTHVAVPNTTAAELAAAAQKGGK
- a CDS encoding YhgE/Pip domain-containing protein, which codes for MSLGTDFKRFSRGAMPRIALVTVILMPLLYGAMYLWAFWNPFDEVNKVPVALVNEDQGAVVQGQRLNAGQEVSDALVDSGELQLHRVSADEAADGVGSGKYYFSITLPPDFSTAIASPSGDSPQQATLRFTFNDANNYLGSIIGQNAAREVINQINARIGERTVGTVLTGLTDAGAGLVKAADGAEQLADGNAAANDGAHRLASGADALTAGLVTARDGSAQLAAGTRQLSTAVTTATDPLLHVLDRVGELNLDPDEVGRAAQRLSGAVRSTTDRIAALNIDQAQAAAIVDQAVNFLRNSPDPTARDTGEFLAGAHRILTSLGIDPTTDEGLIRLRDSAGELENELGDPNSKMRTFITKALNGGLRADVVKLRDGAQQLNSGAQALNSGLVQLTNGGRQLSSGANELAAGTDKLEVGSRQLATALRDGSTQVPSWTPQQRTEVARTLAAPVALDIETHNPAVTFGTGFAPFFLPLALFIGALIIWMLLKPLQSRPVVNGLGALRVVLASYWPGLLVAVCQVVVMYVVVHFGVGLQAKYPLATVAFLVLVAATFLALIQAFNALFGVSVGRVVTLAFLMLQLVSAGGIYPVETTAKPFQILHPVDPMTYAVNGLRQVIVGGVDSRLWIAIAVLTGLLAVSLAGSAWAARRNRQYTMDRLRPPIEV